In the Pectinophora gossypiella unplaced genomic scaffold, ilPecGoss1.1 Pgos_36, whole genome shotgun sequence genome, one interval contains:
- the LOC126381112 gene encoding uncharacterized protein LOC126381112, protein MSAYIGSLGSFDYKNQEWAVYYGRLMMFIKLNDIKSEKQSAVLLTNLSDDSYRLVSNLLHPKKIEEATFSELVNELNAHFTPRRSTFADRSKFYEAVKMDGESAEEWAARLRGMAVHCGFGSELNVLLRDRFVLGFRSGPERDRLCEQDLATLTFAKALEIAQQAACARQARNNNTTMSVSVKEEPIFKSNMARAGAARSMRDGRPPAAGACTVCGMKNHVAEKCRYKNYRCNKCNNKGHLKKVCQLNINNIATYVEGGSQAQREREDNHECEECQLFNMRFDC, encoded by the exons ATGAGTGCTTATATCGGATCATTAGGGAGTTTTgattataaaaatcaagaatGGGCAGTGTACTACGGCAGACTGATGATGTTTATAAAACTGAATGACATCAAAAGTGAAAAACAAAGTGCGGTGTTGTTAACTAATTTATCGGATGATTCATATCGTTTGGTTAGCAATTTATTGCATCCGAAGAAGATTGAGGAAGCAACGTTCAGCGAGCTAGTGAATGAACTCAATGCTCATTTCACGCCGAGGAGATCAACGTTTGCCGATCGTAGTAAGTTTTACGAGGCGGTGAAGATGGACGGTGAGAGTGCAGAGGAATGGGCGGCACGGTTGCGAGGGATGGCTGTGCACTGTGGATTCGGTTCTGAACTGAATGTTTTACTGCGCGACCGGTTCGTTTTAGGCTTTAGATCAGGCCCGGAGCGTGACCGGCTTTGCGAACAAGATTTAGCAACGCTAACGTTCGCGAAGGCGCTAGAAATAGCACAGCAGGCAGCCTGTGCGCGACAAGCACGCAATAATAACACTACAATGTCTGTTAGCGTAAAGGAGGAGCCGATATTTAAGAGCAACATGGCTCGAGCCGGCGCCGCGCGCAGCATGCGCGATGGCCGCCCGCCCGCCGCCGGCGCCTGCACTGTATGCGGAATGAAGAACCACGTAGCGGAGAAATGCCGCTATAAGAATTACAGGTGCAATAAATGCAACAATAAGGGTCATCTTAAGAAAGTTTGCCAGTtgaacataaataatattgcaACGTATGTAGAAGGAGGGTCGCAGGCGCAGCGTGAACGGGAGGACAACCACGAATGCGAGGAATGTCAGCTGTTCAATATGAG GTTCGATTGCTAA